The following are encoded in a window of Panicum virgatum strain AP13 chromosome 5N, P.virgatum_v5, whole genome shotgun sequence genomic DNA:
- the LOC120674854 gene encoding uncharacterized protein LOC120674854 encodes MRIRKGSQVEVWTQEAGSPVGAWRVGEVTWGNGHSYTLRWHDGGGEVSGRISRKSVRPRPPPAPVPRDLDAGDMVEVFDDDDCLWKCAEVRGPAVGGDRRFDVKIVGAAKVLTVPPQRLRMRQVLRDDDVWVALHKDNQIAVPSTMPFHANGGSVGMGTGRGKGCYKPMLPGSTPLLQKRTFGLLGSKTIANGKRFEGTTKRLCAKEEPRYEAEVIVPNVCLNKQVDMSSEDCDVLRAGSNSVDDKQQQHHHHEDKVDSEAESDSESDSSSDDSSSSSSNSDSRTRSMEEAGEDCKAAHASRPCNDQKASQLQPSEKEYCDSNIAESRGIIKRESETTLNDQKATVQEHIHHLELEAYSNLMKAFHACGNALSWEKVELLSDLRTHLHITNDEHLQVLNVILNRKRRRFAGSQF; translated from the exons atGAGGATCAGGAAAGGGAGCCAGGTGGAGGTGTGGACGCAAGAGGCGGGGTCGCCGGTGGGCGCGTGGCGCGTCGGGGAGGTCACCTGGGGCAACGGCCACTCGTACACCCTGCGgtggcacgacggcggcggcgaggtgtccGGCCGCATCTCGAGGAAGTCGGTccggccgcgccctccgcccgcCCCGGTGCCGCGGGACCTGGACGCCGGGGACATGGTCGAGGtgttcgacgacgacgactgccTGTGGAAGTGCGCAGAGGTCCGGGGGCCCGCCGTCGGCGGCGACCGCCGGTTCGACGTCAAGATCGTCGGCGCGGCCAAGGTCCTGACGGTCCCTCCGCAAAGGCTCCGCATGCGGCAGGTTCTCAGGGACGACGACGTCTGGGTCGCGCTCCACAAG GATAACCAGATCGCCGTCCCGAGCACGATGCCGTTTCACGCCAATGGTGGAAGCGTTGGCATGGGCACCGGCAGAGGCAAAGGCTGCTACAAGCCCATGCTGCCAGGCTCCACACCGCTGTTGCAGAAGAGGACCTTCGGCCTGTTGGGTTCTAAGACAATAGCCAATGGCAAGAGATTTGAGGGCACCACCAAGAGGCTTTGTGCCAAGGAAGAGCCCAGATATGAAGCAGAAGTGATTGTCCCAAACGTGTGCCTGAACAAGCAGGTTGATATGAGCAGTGAAGATTGTGATGTGCTTAGAGCAGGCAGTAATTCCGTTGAcgacaagcagcagcagcaccaccaccacgaggACAAGGTGGACTCCGAAGCTGAAAGCGATAGTGAATCTGATTCATCCTCAGAtgacagcagcagtagcagcagtaaCAGCGACAGCAGAACCAGGAGCATGGAAGAAGCAGGTGAGGATTGCAAGGCAGCTCATGCAAGCAGGCCTTGTAACGATCAGAAGGCCAGTCAGCTGCAACCCAGCGAGAAAGAATATTGTGACAGCAACATAGCTGAATCACGTGGGATTATCAAACGCGAGAGCGAGACGACCCTGAACGATCAGAAGGCGACGGTGCAGGAACACATCCACcatctggagctggaggccTACAGCAATCTGATGAAGGCGTTCCATGCATGCGGCAACGCGCTGAGCTGGGAGAAGGTGGAACTGCTCAGTGACCTCCGTACGCATCTCCATATCACAAACGATGAACACCTGCAGGTGCTAAATGTGATCTTGAACCGCAAGAGGAGGAGATTTGCAGGATCTCAATTCTGA
- the LOC120673044 gene encoding uncharacterized protein LOC120673044, whose amino-acid sequence MRRVALLLLVCAAARAAAVVTDGLLPNGNFEEGPPRSALVNGTVVRGANAIPRWETSGFVEYIESGHKQGDMLLVVPQGAHAVRLGNEASIRQRLAVARGAYYAITFSAARTCAQAERLNVSVSPEWGVLPMQTIYGSNGWDSYAWAFKAKLDAVTLVIHNPGVEEDPACGPLIDGVAIRALYPPRLARGNMLKNGGFEEGPYFLPGASWGVLVPPNIEDDHSPLPAWMIASSKAVKYVDAAHFKVPQGARAVELVGGRESALVQEVRTVPGWSYRLAFAVGDAGDGCAGPMVAEAFAARATVKVPYESKGAGGYKRAVLDFTAIANRTRVVFQSTFYHMRADGTLCGPLVDDASLVGLRKKPAAAGRRLLL is encoded by the coding sequence GGTTGCTCCCGAACGGCAACTTCGAGGAGGGCCCGCCCAGGTCGGCGCTGGTGAACGGCACGGTGGTGAGGGGCGCCAACGCCATCCCTCGCTGGGAGACGTCGGGCTTCGTCGAGTACATCGAGTCGGGGCACAAGCAGGGCGACATGCTCCTGGTCGTCCCGCAGGGCGCCCACGCCGTGCGCCTGGGCAACGAGGCCTCCATCCGCCagcgcctcgccgtcgcccgcggCGCCTACTACGCCATCACCTTCAGCGCGGCGCGCACCTGCGCGCAAGCGGAGCGCCTCAACGTGTCGGTGAGCCCCGAGTGGGGCGTGCTCCCGATGCAGACCATCTACGGCAGCAACGGCTGGGACTCGTACGCCTGGGCCTTCAAGGCCAAGCTCGACGCCGTCACGCTCGTCATCCACAACCCCGGCGTCGAGGAGGACCCCGCCTGCGGCCCGCTCATCGACGGCGTCGCCATCCGCGCGCTCTACCCGCCCAGGCTCGCCCGCGGCAACATGCTCAAGAACGGCGGCTTCGAGGAGGGGCCCTACTTCCTGCCCGGCGCGTCCTGGGGCGTGCTCGTGCCGCCCAACATCGAGGACGACCACTCGCCGCTCCCCGCCTGGATGATCGCCTCCTCCAAGGCCGTCAAGTACGTGGACGCCGCGCACTTCAAGGTGCCCCAGGGCGCGCGCGCCGTGGAGCTGGTGGGCGGCCGGGAGAGCGCGCTCGTGCAGGAGGTGCGCACCGTGCCAGGGTGGAGCTACCGCCTCGCCTTCGCCGtgggcgacgccggcgacggctgCGCGGGGCCCATGGTCGCCGAGGCCTTCGCGGCGCGCGCCACCGTCAAGGTGCCCTACGAGTCCAAGGGGGCCGGGGGGTACAAGCGCGCCGTGCTGGACTTCACGGCCATCGCCAACCGCACCCGCGTCGTGTTCCAGAGCACCTTCTACCACATGAGGGCCGACGGCACGCTGTGCGGGCCCCTCGTCGACGACGCGTCGCTCGTCGGGCTGCGCAagaagcccgccgccgccggccgccgcctgctgctctgA
- the LOC120674853 gene encoding GTP-binding nuclear protein Ran-1-like, with protein MGGVFLVKKKGGGDLAPGSNTFECLPPAPIKPSITNRPRPHRSPPPPPVPRKEAVARQWRSPLFWSDFVHPRPVPHVLDRCLCFLLLQALPNQQTVDCPSFKIVLVGDGGTGKTTFVKRHLTGEFEKKYEPTIGVEVHPLDFHTNRGKILFYCWDTAGQEKFGGLRDGYYIHGQCGIIMFDVTSRLSYKNVPIWHCDLCRVCENIPIVLCGNKVDAKNRQVKAKQVTFHRKKSLQYYEVSAKSNYNFEKPFLYLAKKLVGDDNLHFVESPALVPPDVTIDLVAQQRHEAELDYVITQPLPDDDDDLIE; from the exons ATGGGCGGTGTTTTtcttgtgaagaagaaaggggGTGGTGACCTGGCTCCAGGGTCCAACACTTTTGAGT GTTTACCGCCGGCGCCCATAAAACCCAGCATTACAAATCGACCTCGGCCTCatcgatctcctcctcctcctccagtacCACGCAAGGAAGCCGTCGCCCGCCAATGGCGATCGCCGCTCTTTTGGAGCGATTTCGTCCATCCTCGTCCCGTTCCTCACGTTCTCGACCGTTGTCTTTGTTTCCTCCTCCTGCAGGCGCTCCCCAACCAGCAGACGGTGGACTGCCCCAGCTTCAAGatcgtcctcgtcggcgacggcggcaccg GCAAGACCACCTTCGTGAAGAGGCATCTGACTGGCGAGTTTGAGAAGAAGTATGAAC CTACCATTGGTGTCGAGGTTCATCCCTTGGACTTCCACACCAACCGCGGGAAGATCCTCTTCTACTGCTGGGACACAGCAGGGCAGGAGAAGTTTGGTGGGCTTAGGGATGGATACTA catTCACGGACAGTGTGGTATCATTATGTTTGATGTAACTTCACGGCTGAGTTACAAGAACGTTCCAATTTGGCACTGTGATTTATGCAG GGTCTGTGAAAACATCCCAATTGTGCTTTGTGGGAACAAGGTCGATGCGAAGAATAGACAGGTCAAGGCAAAGCAGGTGACTTTCCACAGGAAGAAGAGCCTGCAGTACTACGAGGTCTCAGCTAAGAGCAACTACAACTTCGAGAAGCCTTTCTTGTACCTTGCCAAGAAGCTTGTTGG TGATGACAATCTCCACTTTGTTGAAAGCCCTGCTCTCGTTCCTCCAGATGTCACAATTGACTTGGTCGCCCAGCAGCG GCATGAAGCCGAGCTTGATTATGTTATTACCCAACCACTGCcagatgatgacgacgacctgATCGAGTAG